From the Psilocybe cubensis strain MGC-MH-2018 chromosome 6, whole genome shotgun sequence genome, the window GAAGAATGGGCCAAGGACATCATGCAATTTAGCTATGAGCTCGCTGTCTCGCGTAGGATCCAGCGCGTCTGACATATCATCAGACGGCGGGGGCTGCAACACCCTCAGCGCATCCTACACGTACAAAAATCGCAAATTCTCAGcacaaaaacaaacaaacgaGAAGTTACACGCAAACAAACGCACCATGACGGAATTCACAAGTCCCTGCGCCGGCCTGCCGCGCTCGCGCTCCTTCTCCCACTCCGCACCGACAACGCGCGCACCGCCACCTTCGACCAAGCCCTTCCTCACCGCCTCCTTCCCCACACCCACCAGCCCGCGAATCGCGCCCTCCCGCGTGCCCGTGCTCTTCCCTGGTGAAATCAGCGCGAGGAGGAGCGTCTTCATTATCCGCGGTGAGAGAGAGGGGTACGTGGTCGAGTGCTGCGTGAGCAGCTTCGCGAGCGTCTGCGAGGCGGAGGTGCGGAGGTGTGTGGTGTGTGTTTGTGGAAGCGAGGAGTGCAGGAGGATGGAGAGAATGGGCGGGAGAATTTGGTGCAGCTGTGCGAGACTTGTTTAGTTGGGGATTTGCTGTAGATTATAACGAATACGCACGTAAGGCTCGACGAATAGTGTGCTGTTATCCAATATCGCGCCGATAACATCCAAAAGCACGTCCAACACCTTGCCCTCTCCTTCCGCTGGCGCATCCTCCTTGAGCACACCTACAACACCCTCACCAACCCATCGTACCAGGTAGGGCAGCAACGCCTGCAGCCCAGCGTCGTGCCGCAGACTCGCGAGCGCCGCAACGCGCTTCGCGTGGTCCGATGCACTAGGCGGGAGCAACGACGCCGTCAAACGCGCGTAATACAACTGCAGCTCGCGGGACAAGACCTGTTTCacgagctgctgctgctgctgcgccgCACCCGCCTTCTTCGCGTCGCCGTTCACCGCCAGCATCGGTGCGCCTGCCGCAACACCTGCACCACCCACCGGTGGCTGCGCCGCGGCACCCACGCCGTTGGGCTTGAGGAGGTCCCCCTTCGCCAGCGGGTCCCCGTCGCTCTCGCGCGGCACCGCGGGCGGATTCTCGGGCACAAGCGGCTGCACACCCTCCACAGCCAGCCAATGCGCTGTCCAGCTCACACCCCTAGGCAGCGCGATCTTCTCCTCTCGCAGCACACGGTCAAAATCgatctcctcgtcttcggGGAAGTACACAGGGCCCGCGGCGGGGATCTGTGGAAAGGGCAGAGCACGGCGGAAGCCgctggatgaagatgaggatgtaGAGGGTGTGTGGCCGTAGAGAGGCTCGATGTTGAGTGTGCGGAGGGCGAGGTCGATGTCGGCGGTCGTGAGCAGGGTTCGTCGGCCGTGGCGCATGAAGCGGGCTGCTTCCTGTGGCGTTGTTGGGCATTGGAAGGGGGATCTGAGAATAATGGACGACGCACCTCAATAACCTGGTTAATTCTATACTCTACATCGCTCGCCAGCGCTGACGCGACGCTGTCTGAAATGACAATGTTCAACGAGTCCGCGATATCCTTTTAATTCGCATAAGCTCTGTCGAGGGTTAAAGCAAAAGCCAGCTTGCCTTTATCGTGTCGATTTTATACACCCCCGTCTGTGTCCCCTGGCTCGTGCGGACTTTTGGTTTTGGTGGAGGCGCTTGCATAGCTATTGACCGGGGTTTTTTGGTGTTAGGTTCAAGGCCCAAAGAGTATTAAAGCAAGGGGATATCCTGTTCGCGAAGATTAAGGGATTATGGTTTTCGTGTATTCGCCCATGGACAGCGTTCTCACCCGCACCGTGGTCGTCGACGTTACGTTGAACACTGAAGCACTGACTGCTGAACGATCTCGAGCACGTATTTGCGCTTGCTTGGTCGTTAGATTGTCACGTGATTACGGTTGCTTGTAACTGTAAGTACATTGGTTTGTTGATGTTCAACACTGCTTTGAACTTGACTGTTTTTTGAGTAGGTGATAGGCCTTTTTGTCTAAAACATTTCAACAGGGGCCAAACCCTACAGCAGAAAAATGAATGATCGACGTAAGAAGTGGTAGTTGAGAACTAACCATGCCCGGAACCTTGAGTATAAGAAAATCCACATGAGCGTCTTTCAAGCCCTTGTTAATTTGTTTTGAAGCTGATAAACAGGTTCCCGGTGTAATCCACATAGGCCTCAGAGGTGGAGATAGAACAGTAACTTGAACAAAGGACGAGATAACAAGAACAAGATTTTCTAGAATTTTAGTTATACCGCAAGCGCTCTAGCCCAACTGTCGAGTCGTTATTCAATTTGAGCTCTAACAAAATGCGAGTGATATTCCATATTTCAATGGTGAGGATATGCGTGTCGTTATAACTTATGGTTATCTATTCGCCGGGGAATctatcgtcgtcgtcgttatTTCATCCCTCACCCTTCGTCATCGCACTACCACCCGCTCCAAATCCCAGCTAGCACCCAGCCGCCCAACAGAGCTCCGAGTAGCCGTACACCGAGAAGTGCAGGGTGCGCGACGGTTTTCTGGTTGAACGCTGCGGTCCATCGCTCGACAGTTGCAAACACAGATTCGCGCGTCTCGATGAAGTAGTCTTTGAGAAAGTCGAGGCGGTCAGGAATTGTTTCTGTTAGTCCCGGGGGTTGAGTgcaagaagagaaaagaaaagagtgtAAGCGCACCTCCACTTTGCCCGTGCAAAAATGACTCTAGATGAAAAATTACGATGATCACCAGCTCGACTAAtagcaagcatggaatgagaACGATTATAGGCCCAAAGAACACCGTCCAGCCGAGGATGTGGAATGGGTGAGGGTGATTTTGAACTAGAATTGACAAGAAAGATATAGGGGGATGGCAAAAGTTTGGGTTTTGGTGTTTAATCTTCCAGACTGGGAAAAGAATTGTATTGAGTGTGCTCACCGAAAGTATAGGAAGTGCTTAGCGCTTCAGAAATCCAATCTGTACGACGAGTTTTAGTATTAACGATCTTTCAAAGTGAAGAAGAGAGCATATATGCGCCCTACAGAATCAGAAAAGTTCACACTCACCCAAAGATGGTCCCCAGCACACAGCCCAATTCTTCACCACATCGAACACGCTCAGTATGAAGGCCCCTAAATAGGAAAGCGCAAAGATGGTCATGTCAACACAATCTCAGTACTGAATAGAAAAACAACTGGAAA encodes:
- a CDS encoding Transcription initiation factor TFIID subunit 6, which gives rise to MQAPPPKPKVRTSQGTQTGVYKIDTIKDIADSLNIVISDSVASALASDVEYRINQVIEEAARFMRHGRRTLLTTADIDLALRTLNIEPLYGHTPSTSSSSSSGFRRALPFPQIPAAGPVYFPEDEEIDFDRVLREEKIALPRGVSWTAHWLAVEGVQPLVPENPPAVPRESDGDPLAKGDLLKPNGVGAAAQPPVGGAGVAAGAPMLAVNGDAKKAGAAQQQQQLVKQVLSRELQLYYARLTASLLPPSASDHAKRVAALASLRHDAGLQALLPYLVRWVGEGVVGVLKEDAPAEGEGKVLDVLLDVIGAILDNSTLFVEPYLHQILPPILSILLHSSLPQTHTTHLRTSASQTLAKLLTQHSTTYPSLSPRIMKTLLLALISPGKSTGTREGAIRGLVGVGKEAVRKGLVEGGGARVVGAEWEKERERGRPAQGLVNSVMDALRVLQPPPSDDMSDALDPTRDSELIAKLHDVLGPFFARQVMSDAAWAKEILGVSS